A region of Liolophura sinensis isolate JHLJ2023 chromosome 8, CUHK_Ljap_v2, whole genome shotgun sequence DNA encodes the following proteins:
- the LOC135473876 gene encoding inverted formin-2-like, which translates to MTTHTGLDYIIENKEFTDKFATALDKSNVASKKQVFELLSAMCVYSNQGYARALEALEHYKTTKKLRYRFGVILDELNKEESISYRAALLGFINCLIIYSKDIEDRVRIRNEFIGLKLLEVLNRLR; encoded by the exons ATGACTACCCACACAGGGTTGGATTACATTATTGAGAATAAGGAGTTTACGGACAAGTTTGCCACAG CTCTCGACAAAAGCAATGTCGCAAGCAAGAAACAAGTGTTTGAGCTATTGTCGGCCATGTGCGTTTACTCAAATCAGGGGTACGCACGCGCACTGGAGGCTTTGGAACACTACAAG ACGACGAAAAAATTACGGTACCGTTTCGGAGTGATTTTGGATGAGTTGAACAAAGAAGAAAGTATATCATACCGAGCAGCTCTGTTGGGCTTCATTAACTGTTTGATAATTTATTCCAAGGACATCGAGGACAGAGTTCGAATTCGTAACGAGTTCATCG gACTCAAACTTCTAGAGGTTTTAAACCGTCTTAGGTAA